A genomic stretch from Pochonia chlamydosporia 170 chromosome 4, whole genome shotgun sequence includes:
- a CDS encoding amidase (similar to Metarhizium robertsii ARSEF 23 XP_007820914.1), translated as MSASWEAIALHVQGERARKIPPAWQLPPQLLDSKQQDVSKIPASCGILSRVEIDITSNDATAILENIHSGKWTAEQVCLAFCKRAAIAQQLVNCLTDICFEEALETARSLDKKFRSSGKPVGTLHGLPISIKDHVNVAGLRSTLGYCAWADNIPTEDAVLVDALKQAGAIVFTKTTMPVTGMAIETVSKLWGRTTCGFNRSLVSGGSSGGDGALVGMYGAPVGIGTDIAGSIRVPCAFNGLYGIRPSMKRLSYQGLTSNVRGARGITGTIGPMCHSVRDIELICKVVTDAEPWHVDANVIRKAWISRPLVPSRLTIGVMKFDGVVMPHPPILRGLDEAARKLKEAGHEVIEFEPHDHMRAWNIAYPLYYATGCNEMQVLLDRTGEPWPPAAKRLSANPALRELSASELYKLHAAQDDYKAEYLRHWNKTVQSSISGRPIDALLCPINPCASYPHDHLTWWGYAAQWSLLDYPGVVLPVGFVDKTRDVRDSGYRPISDLDRENYELYDPELWHGAPIGLQLVGRNLDEERLLAVSAVVDDVVNRDSGQRQTRPNGNPKL; from the exons ATGAGCGCTTCTTGGGAAGCCATTGCGCTT CATGTTCAAGGCGAACGCGCAAGAAAGATACCCCCTGCTTGGCAACTACCCCCGCAACTACTAGACAGCAAGCAGCAGGACGTTTCAAAAATTCCGGCATCGTGTGGAATTCTTTCCCGGGTAGAAATAGATATTACATCAAATGATGCAACTGCGATTCTAGAGAATATTCATTCTGGGAAATGGACCGCGGAGCAAGTATGCCTGGCGTTTTGCAAACGAGCAGCAATTGCACAACAGCTG GTGAATTGCCTCACGGATATTTGCTTTGAAGAGGCACTTGAAACGGCCCGGTCTCTAGATAAGAAGTTTCGGTCATCTGGCAAACCCGTCGGAACTCTACATGGTTTACCTATTAGCATCAAGGACCATGTTAATGTCGCTGGATTACGTTCCACCTTGGGCTACTGCGCATGGGCAGACAATATTCCCACCGAAGATGCCGTTTTAGTCGACGCCCTAAAACAGGCTGGTGCGATAGTGTTTACGAAAACAACAATGCCTGTCACCGGCATGGCCATCGAGACCGTGAGCAAGCTATGGGGCAGAACGACATGCGGATTCAACCGCTCTTTGGTGTCAGGGGGAAGTTCTGGAGGTGATGGTGCTCTTGTAGGAATGTATGGTGCACCTGTTGGAATTGGTACCGATATTGCGGGCTCGATTAGAGTTCCCTGTGCCTTCAATGGACTCTACGGCATTAGACCTTCCATGAAGAGGTTATCGTACCAAGGTCTCACGTCGAATGTCCGTGGTGCAAGAGGAATCACCGGTACCATTGGACCAATGTGCCACTCTGTCAGGGATATCGAACTAATATGCAAGGTTGTAACGGACGCAGAACCCTGGCATGTAGATGCCAATGTGATTCGAAAGGCATGGATTAGCAGGCCACTCGTGCCGTCCAGACTAACCATTGGAGTTATGAAATTCGACGGCGTTGTCATGCCACACCCTCCAATTCTGCGAGGCTTGGATGAGGCGGCCCGAAAGCTAAAAGAGGCTGGCCATGAAGTCATTGAGTTTGAACCACACGACCATATGAGAGCATGGAACATTGCT TATCCATTATACTACGCTACGGGTTGTAACGAGATGCAAGTGCTATTAGACCGGACAGGAGAGCCTTGGCCACCGGCGGCTAAGAGACTGAGTGCTAATCCGGCCCTACGGGAGTTATCCGCATCCGAGTTGTACAAGCTGCATGCTGCACAAGACGACTACAAGGCAGAATATCTTCGACATTGGAATAAGACGGTGCAGAGCTCAATCTCAGGCAGACCAATCGATGCTCTCCTTTGTCCGATTAATCCGTGTGCAAGTTACCCGCATGACCACCTCAC GTGGTGGGGATATGCTGCTCAATGGAGTCTTCTTGACTACCCAGGCGTTGTGCTGCCCGTCGGCTTTGTGGACAAGACGAGAGATGTTCGTGATTCAGGGTATCGTCCCATCAGTGACTTGGACAGAGAGAATTATGAGCTAT ATGACCCTGAGCTATGGCATGGTGCTCCTATCGGCTTGCAATTGGTGGGTAGAAATCTTGACGAGGAGCGTCTGCTCGCTGTGAGCGCTGTTGTAGATGATGTGGTGAACAGGGATTCTGGTCAGCGGCAAACAAGGCCAAATGGTAACCCGAAGTTATGA
- a CDS encoding fungal specific transcription factor (similar to Coccidioides posadasii C735 delta SOWgp XP_003071643.1), giving the protein MSSENPKPLPSASSGVVAHRRPTTEKRKRKRPASSQHPTSRELNSRSSSECPGDSATSGKHLFPSTKDDKGNAQAQATEETDDIANAGHAAEDELAKEHLVEFFSQDLQDNPIQARSTYVGNELSNLNYLVRQRSVNQRVYHYPCSNVYVPRVFRNSQISVTPNLIPKDAFVIPPKHISDVLIAEYFELVHPGLPIIDKDRFLRNYHDPDSAPSTLLFQAVCLVGSHVTRKFKNNQEMKAAFFRRAKVLLEGRYEEDRMHVVQTALLLTWFSDGGDDICANSWWWIGIAARTAIGLGMHREVGPSKMPQQDKIIWRKIWWCVVQFDCLVTLVYGRPQQVNLDDCDVPDLEPQDFEGEEDSVEVDFVVHHSKLCALISGLVRSHFSVRAAKQGIEKRMALDAIDAALAEWLMSLPPLMASSSAPGPWSSLLHLTYNTVLLQFHRSASHLTGNSHDSERTGDEEICSDASTNIIQIFETLHQNSFLRSCWFSGPSSLFAAMLQISGQLQSANPILALRARTKYESSLVTLRKLSRYWLFATSVWRLFQSNSIRAEKEKLRKNGESTVPAATDEVSPPQFSPADLSVSSIAGPGSNSEQIITGGSSYPTHTQHSTEMDWVQMLSFNDPNLTLMNVESNRWQNNPDQWNSLYFSDPLANIQLGDHFAYMQFQAPP; this is encoded by the exons ATGTCTTCCGAAAATCCTAAGCCGTTGCCGTCAGCCAGTTCGGGGGTAGTTGCTCACCGCCGTCCGACTA CAGAGAAACGAAAGCGCAAGCGACCTGCAAGTTCCCAACATCCGACATCAAGAGAGCTTAACAGCAGATCCAGCTCTGAGTGCCCCGGTGACTCGGCAACTTCGGGCAAACACCTCTTCCCATCAACAAAAGACGACAAAGGAAACGCCCAGGCGCAAGCAACGGAGGAGACGGATGATATTGCCAATGCTGGCCATGCAGCAGAAGATGAACTCGCGAAAGAGCACCTTGTCGAATTCTTCAGCCAAGATCTGCAGGATAACCCCATACAGGCACGTTCGACATATGTGGGCAATGAGCTTTCGAACCTAAACTACTTGGTGCGCCAACGTTCAGTGAATCAGCGGGTCTATCACTATCCCTGCTCTAATGTATATGTTCCGCGGGTGTTTCGCAACTCTCAAATCTCCGTCACCCCGAATCTGATACCCAAAGATGCATTTGTCATTCCCCCAAAGCATATATCCGATGTTCTCATCGCAGAATACTTTGAACTTGTTCACCCCGGCCTACCGATCATTGATAAGGACAGGTTTCTCAGAAACTATCATGATCCAGATTCAGCACCTTCAACATTGTTGTTCCAGGCCGTGTGCCTTGTTGGTAGCCATGTAACAAGGAAGTTCAAGAATAACCAAGAGATGAAGGCGGCTTTTTTTAGGCGCGCAAAAGTTTTGTTGGAAGGTCGGTACGAAGAGGACCGAATGCATGTAGTACAAACAGCTTTATTGCTGACGTGGTTTTCTGATGGTGGCGATGATATCTGCGCTAATTCGTGGTGGTGGATCGGCATCGCTGCCCGGACAGCCATAGGTCTTGGTATGCATCGGGAAGTCGGACCAAGCAAAATGCCCCAGCAGGATAAGATCATCTGGAGGAAGATATGGTGGTGTGTGGTCCAATTTGATTGCTTGGTAACGTTGGTCTACGGACGACCCCAACAAGT AAACTTGGATGATTGCGATGTCCCAGATCTGGAGCCGCAAGActttgaaggagaagaggacTCTGTTGAAGTCGACTTTGTTGTGCATCACTCCAAGTTGTGTGCTCTGATATCTGGCTTAGTAAGGTCGCACTTCTCGGTAAGAGCTGCAAAACAAGGTATTGAGAAAAGAATGGCACTTGACGCCATAGATGCAGCTTTGGCAGAGTGGTTGATGAGTTTACCACCGTTAATGGCAAGCAGTTCGGCTCCTGGACCTTGGTCATCGCTGCTTCACTTAACATATAACACGGTGCTTTTGCAATTCCACCGGTCCGCATCCCATCTCACAGGGAATTCGCATGATTCGGAAAGAActggtgatgaagaaatcTGCTCTGATgcctccaccaacatcatACAGATATTTGAAACGCTGCACCAAAACTCTTTTCTAAGATCCTGTTGGTTCTCAGGCCCCAGTAGCTTGTTTGCAGCCATGCTTCAGATTAGTGGACAACTACAGAGTGCAAATCCAATTCTAGCTCTTCGAGCACGTACGAAATAcgagtcaagtttggtaaCACTACGCAAGTTAAGCCGATATTGGCTCTTTGCCACGTCTGTATGGAGACTCTTTCAGTCCAACTCTATTAGAGCAGAGAAGGAAAAGTTACGCAAAAATGGGGAATCTACCGTACCGGCTGCCACGGACGAAGTCTCACCACCGCAGTTCTCTCCAGCCGACCTTTCAGTTTCATCAATAGCCGGACCAGGGTCCAACTCTGAGCAAATAATTACAGGAGGAAGCTCTTATCCAACACATACGCAACACTCCACGGAAATGGATTGGGTCCAGATGCTCTCCTTCAACGATCCGAATCTGACTCTGATGAATGTTGAGAGCAATCGGTGGCAGAACAATCCGGACCAGTGGAACTCATTGTACTTCAGCGACCCCCTTGCGAATATTCAACTTGGAGACCATTTTGCATACATGCAGTTTCAGGCGCCTCCGTAA